Proteins co-encoded in one Stomoxys calcitrans chromosome 5, idStoCalc2.1, whole genome shotgun sequence genomic window:
- the LOC106080712 gene encoding lysophosphatidylserine lipase ABHD12 isoform X3, translating into MLKVISLVTVQIGLLAFSLVFIVFPLVFRYSVTLQRGILFLTFITYPRDLDLSNPSSVGLYATRSFFLNVPDPDVEDNVSQDKDDGGRTKRHVRIGLWHVLPKHVVKRFAKEMQLSDEAHEDLRNVTEVKDPNIDQLETVIKSSFPLVNSENEQQFYERMLAIPGNTIVLYLHGNTASRGSGHRLDVYKLLRNLGYHVISFDYRGYGDSDPVSPTEEGVVRDAMTVYNYISNLTMNPIFIWGHSLGTGVATNMLAQLNYLDDKAARGVILEAPFTNIKDEIRMHPFARPFKHLPWFDHTIARPMYTNSLRFESDQHISKFQQPIMILHAEDDYVVPFQLGYKLYRIALDTRGKSWGPIEFHRFDGSRKFGHKYICYAPELPELIKNFVNNYHKDIF; encoded by the exons ATGTTAAAAGT AATATCTTTAGTTACGGTACAAATAGGCCTATTGGCTTTCTCATTAGTATTCATAGTATTTCCCCTGGTATTCCGATACTCGGTGACGCTGCAAAGAGGCATCTTATTTTTAACATTTA TTACATATCCCAGAGATCTCGATTTAAGCAATCCCTCAAGTGTTGGCCTTTATGCAACGCGTAGTTTTTTCCTAAATGTTCCTGATCCCGATGTGGAAGATAATGTCTCGCAAGATAAGGATGACGGTGGCAGGACAAAACGTCATGTTCGCATTGGTTTGTGGCATGTACTACCGAAGCATGTAGTTAAGCGTTTTGCGAAGGAAATGCAGTTGAGTGAT GAGGCCCATGAGGATCTGAGAAATGTCACCGAAGTCAAAGACCCAAACATCGATCAATTGGAAACTGTGATAAAATCCTCCTTCCCCTTGGTTAATTCCGAAAATGAGCAACAATTCTACGAACGTATGCTGGCAATACCAGGTAATACAATTGTTCTCTATCTACACGGCAATACAGCGTCAAGGGGATCAGGACATCGCTTGGACGTTTACAAATTGTTGAGAAATTTAGGCTATCATGTGATATCATTTGATTATCGAGGCTATGGTGACTCAGATCCGGTATCGCCCACAGAGGAGGGTGTCGTACGAGATGCTATGACGGTATACAATTACATCAGTAATTTGACAATGAATCCCATATTTATATGGGGTCATTCATTGGGTACTGGGGTGGCAACAAATATGTTGGCACAGTTAAACTATTTGGATGATAAAGCAGCCAGAGGTGTTATATTGGAGGCTCCGTTTACTAATATCAAAGATGAGATACGTATGCATCCATTTGCAAGA CCTTTTAAGCATTTACCTTGGTTCGATCACACCATTGCCCGGCCCATGTATACCAATTCGTTGCGCTTTGAATCCGATCAACACATTAGTAAATTCCAACAGCCCATAATGATATTGCATGCCGAAGATGACTATGTGGTACCCTTTCAGCTGGGCTATAAACTTTATCGCATTGCTTTGGATACCCGAGGCAAATCCTGGGGTCCCATAGAATTTCATCGTTTTGATGGTTCCCGCAAATTTGGCCACAAATACATTTGCTATGCACCAGAATTACCAGaacttattaaaaattttgtcaataactACCATAAGGATATCTTCTAA
- the LOC106080712 gene encoding lysophosphatidylserine lipase ABHD12 isoform X1 — protein MYESYTFLNLLFRATIIPGLFVIIWLTGLISLVTVQIGLLAFSLVFIVFPLVFRYSVTLQRGILFLTFITYPRDLDLSNPSSVGLYATRSFFLNVPDPDVEDNVSQDKDDGGRTKRHVRIGLWHVLPKHVVKRFAKEMQLSDEAHEDLRNVTEVKDPNIDQLETVIKSSFPLVNSENEQQFYERMLAIPGNTIVLYLHGNTASRGSGHRLDVYKLLRNLGYHVISFDYRGYGDSDPVSPTEEGVVRDAMTVYNYISNLTMNPIFIWGHSLGTGVATNMLAQLNYLDDKAARGVILEAPFTNIKDEIRMHPFARPFKHLPWFDHTIARPMYTNSLRFESDQHISKFQQPIMILHAEDDYVVPFQLGYKLYRIALDTRGKSWGPIEFHRFDGSRKFGHKYICYAPELPELIKNFVNNYHKDIF, from the exons ATGTATGAAAGctatacatttttaaatttactcTTTCGCGCTACAATCATTCCCGGATTATTTGTAATAATTTGGCTAACTGGGTT AATATCTTTAGTTACGGTACAAATAGGCCTATTGGCTTTCTCATTAGTATTCATAGTATTTCCCCTGGTATTCCGATACTCGGTGACGCTGCAAAGAGGCATCTTATTTTTAACATTTA TTACATATCCCAGAGATCTCGATTTAAGCAATCCCTCAAGTGTTGGCCTTTATGCAACGCGTAGTTTTTTCCTAAATGTTCCTGATCCCGATGTGGAAGATAATGTCTCGCAAGATAAGGATGACGGTGGCAGGACAAAACGTCATGTTCGCATTGGTTTGTGGCATGTACTACCGAAGCATGTAGTTAAGCGTTTTGCGAAGGAAATGCAGTTGAGTGAT GAGGCCCATGAGGATCTGAGAAATGTCACCGAAGTCAAAGACCCAAACATCGATCAATTGGAAACTGTGATAAAATCCTCCTTCCCCTTGGTTAATTCCGAAAATGAGCAACAATTCTACGAACGTATGCTGGCAATACCAGGTAATACAATTGTTCTCTATCTACACGGCAATACAGCGTCAAGGGGATCAGGACATCGCTTGGACGTTTACAAATTGTTGAGAAATTTAGGCTATCATGTGATATCATTTGATTATCGAGGCTATGGTGACTCAGATCCGGTATCGCCCACAGAGGAGGGTGTCGTACGAGATGCTATGACGGTATACAATTACATCAGTAATTTGACAATGAATCCCATATTTATATGGGGTCATTCATTGGGTACTGGGGTGGCAACAAATATGTTGGCACAGTTAAACTATTTGGATGATAAAGCAGCCAGAGGTGTTATATTGGAGGCTCCGTTTACTAATATCAAAGATGAGATACGTATGCATCCATTTGCAAGA CCTTTTAAGCATTTACCTTGGTTCGATCACACCATTGCCCGGCCCATGTATACCAATTCGTTGCGCTTTGAATCCGATCAACACATTAGTAAATTCCAACAGCCCATAATGATATTGCATGCCGAAGATGACTATGTGGTACCCTTTCAGCTGGGCTATAAACTTTATCGCATTGCTTTGGATACCCGAGGCAAATCCTGGGGTCCCATAGAATTTCATCGTTTTGATGGTTCCCGCAAATTTGGCCACAAATACATTTGCTATGCACCAGAATTACCAGaacttattaaaaattttgtcaataactACCATAAGGATATCTTCTAA
- the LOC106080712 gene encoding lysophosphatidylserine lipase ABHD12 isoform X2, which yields MLFTRRRNFIKRISLVTVQIGLLAFSLVFIVFPLVFRYSVTLQRGILFLTFITYPRDLDLSNPSSVGLYATRSFFLNVPDPDVEDNVSQDKDDGGRTKRHVRIGLWHVLPKHVVKRFAKEMQLSDEAHEDLRNVTEVKDPNIDQLETVIKSSFPLVNSENEQQFYERMLAIPGNTIVLYLHGNTASRGSGHRLDVYKLLRNLGYHVISFDYRGYGDSDPVSPTEEGVVRDAMTVYNYISNLTMNPIFIWGHSLGTGVATNMLAQLNYLDDKAARGVILEAPFTNIKDEIRMHPFARPFKHLPWFDHTIARPMYTNSLRFESDQHISKFQQPIMILHAEDDYVVPFQLGYKLYRIALDTRGKSWGPIEFHRFDGSRKFGHKYICYAPELPELIKNFVNNYHKDIF from the exons ATGCTTTTTACGCGTAGACGGAATTTTATAAAAAG AATATCTTTAGTTACGGTACAAATAGGCCTATTGGCTTTCTCATTAGTATTCATAGTATTTCCCCTGGTATTCCGATACTCGGTGACGCTGCAAAGAGGCATCTTATTTTTAACATTTA TTACATATCCCAGAGATCTCGATTTAAGCAATCCCTCAAGTGTTGGCCTTTATGCAACGCGTAGTTTTTTCCTAAATGTTCCTGATCCCGATGTGGAAGATAATGTCTCGCAAGATAAGGATGACGGTGGCAGGACAAAACGTCATGTTCGCATTGGTTTGTGGCATGTACTACCGAAGCATGTAGTTAAGCGTTTTGCGAAGGAAATGCAGTTGAGTGAT GAGGCCCATGAGGATCTGAGAAATGTCACCGAAGTCAAAGACCCAAACATCGATCAATTGGAAACTGTGATAAAATCCTCCTTCCCCTTGGTTAATTCCGAAAATGAGCAACAATTCTACGAACGTATGCTGGCAATACCAGGTAATACAATTGTTCTCTATCTACACGGCAATACAGCGTCAAGGGGATCAGGACATCGCTTGGACGTTTACAAATTGTTGAGAAATTTAGGCTATCATGTGATATCATTTGATTATCGAGGCTATGGTGACTCAGATCCGGTATCGCCCACAGAGGAGGGTGTCGTACGAGATGCTATGACGGTATACAATTACATCAGTAATTTGACAATGAATCCCATATTTATATGGGGTCATTCATTGGGTACTGGGGTGGCAACAAATATGTTGGCACAGTTAAACTATTTGGATGATAAAGCAGCCAGAGGTGTTATATTGGAGGCTCCGTTTACTAATATCAAAGATGAGATACGTATGCATCCATTTGCAAGA CCTTTTAAGCATTTACCTTGGTTCGATCACACCATTGCCCGGCCCATGTATACCAATTCGTTGCGCTTTGAATCCGATCAACACATTAGTAAATTCCAACAGCCCATAATGATATTGCATGCCGAAGATGACTATGTGGTACCCTTTCAGCTGGGCTATAAACTTTATCGCATTGCTTTGGATACCCGAGGCAAATCCTGGGGTCCCATAGAATTTCATCGTTTTGATGGTTCCCGCAAATTTGGCCACAAATACATTTGCTATGCACCAGAATTACCAGaacttattaaaaattttgtcaataactACCATAAGGATATCTTCTAA